One genomic segment of [Phormidium] sp. ETS-05 includes these proteins:
- a CDS encoding inorganic phosphate transporter, with protein sequence MTVIVVILALYVAANLGANDVANSMGTSVGSKALTLKQALAVAGILEFTGAVLFGGGVSETLATGVIHPSEFVSVEANGRSPLLVGMVAVTIACGLWLQIATTKGLPVSSSHAIVGAIAGFGVVAGGIDAVNWRTIGTISITWVLTPVVSAIIAAGFYSIIKIGILEHPQPVLQYREWIPWLSVAVVGIFGSIVLPQTTAPLTSHFGWQLPPQDLPLALAAISTIALTAINLNKWTGSTSDQKKAVEKQLARFQIISACFVAFAHG encoded by the coding sequence ATGACTGTTATAGTAGTAATTCTTGCCCTGTATGTAGCGGCAAATTTAGGGGCAAACGATGTGGCCAACTCAATGGGGACATCGGTGGGGTCAAAGGCTCTAACCCTGAAACAGGCATTAGCCGTAGCAGGAATATTAGAATTTACCGGTGCTGTATTATTTGGGGGTGGAGTGTCAGAGACTCTGGCCACCGGGGTGATACACCCATCAGAATTTGTCAGCGTGGAGGCGAATGGGCGGTCCCCACTATTGGTGGGAATGGTGGCAGTAACGATCGCCTGTGGGTTGTGGCTGCAAATTGCCACCACCAAAGGGTTGCCCGTGTCCTCATCCCACGCCATAGTCGGCGCGATCGCGGGATTTGGTGTAGTCGCCGGGGGCATAGATGCCGTAAACTGGCGGACGATCGGCACCATCTCCATCACCTGGGTACTCACCCCAGTGGTCAGCGCCATTATTGCTGCGGGCTTCTATAGCATCATCAAAATTGGCATCTTGGAACACCCCCAACCAGTGCTACAGTATCGAGAATGGATTCCCTGGCTGAGTGTCGCCGTGGTCGGCATATTCGGGAGCATCGTCCTGCCGCAAACCACCGCACCCCTAACCAGTCATTTTGGTTGGCAGCTTCCCCCCCAAGACTTACCCCTAGCATTAGCTGCCATTAGCACCATTGCCCTCACCGCCATCAACTTAAACAAGTGGACAGGTTCAACCAGTGACCAGAAAAAAGCAGTAGAAAAGCAACTGGCAAGATTTCAAATCATCAGCGCCTGCTTTGTCGCCTTTGCCCACGGGTGA
- a CDS encoding inorganic phosphate transporter, giving the protein MSPLPTGDVGNAIAPLATIIHIQNTGTIPDANFHVPLWILLLGGAGIVTGLGIWGGKVIQTIGENITKLEPSSGFSAELATATTVLIASSLGLPVSTSHALVGGVIGIGVVQNLKGVRWQTIKSIILAWVITIPIAAVSGALLFTLIRFL; this is encoded by the coding sequence TTGTCGCCTTTGCCCACGGGTGATGTGGGGAATGCGATCGCGCCTCTGGCCACCATTATCCACATTCAGAACACCGGCACCATTCCCGATGCCAATTTCCACGTTCCCTTGTGGATTTTACTTCTCGGTGGCGCCGGAATCGTCACCGGTTTGGGGATTTGGGGGGGGAAAGTCATCCAGACGATCGGCGAAAACATCACCAAACTAGAACCCAGCAGCGGTTTCAGCGCCGAACTCGCCACCGCCACCACCGTCCTCATCGCCTCCAGCCTAGGGTTGCCCGTTTCCACCTCCCACGCACTCGTAGGCGGCGTTATCGGTATCGGTGTAGTGCAAAACCTCAAAGGCGTGCGGTGGCAAACCATCAAATCAATAATCCTAGCGTGGGTGATCACCATCCCCATCGCCGCTGTCTCCGGTGCCCTATTATTTACCTTGATACGCTTTCTTTGA